The following are encoded in a window of Streptomyces sp. Go-475 genomic DNA:
- a CDS encoding GNAT family N-acetyltransferase — protein sequence MTYTAELVTDERDFAGLAADWDRLHRRYAAATPFQSHAWLHSWWVSYGGRGRLRLVLVRDGDGGDLVAAAPLRLVRSPLPALVPLGGAISDYGDVLVDDEHGEAAVAALTDALSATARTALIDLREVRPGGAAERVYERWPGPRGRVDDSVCMELPAVPMGELIARLPSKTQQRLRAKLRRLDALGIQRRVVDPGEVEPALLRLLELHRLQWQGRKVTPEHLRTRFREHLVRSVGPMVRSGDAVVTEFRLDDEVVAVDLTLVSARLAGGYLYGAHPRLREHKADVAAMLLDSTATHTKDGMFGTLSLLRGNEPYKHHWRPETVVNQRLLLARRRTAPLLSAALCDASARRRGKELLRRLRERDRGGRP from the coding sequence GTGACGTACACCGCCGAACTCGTCACCGACGAGCGGGACTTCGCCGGCCTCGCCGCCGACTGGGACCGGCTGCACCGGCGCTACGCCGCCGCCACGCCCTTCCAGAGCCACGCCTGGCTGCACTCCTGGTGGGTGTCGTACGGCGGGCGCGGGCGGCTGCGGCTGGTGCTGGTGCGGGACGGCGACGGCGGTGACCTGGTCGCCGCCGCGCCGCTGAGGCTCGTACGGAGTCCGCTGCCGGCGCTGGTGCCGCTCGGCGGGGCGATCTCCGACTACGGGGACGTGCTGGTGGACGACGAGCACGGCGAGGCGGCCGTGGCCGCGCTCACCGACGCGCTCTCGGCCACCGCCCGCACCGCGCTGATCGACCTGCGCGAGGTCCGGCCCGGCGGTGCCGCCGAGCGGGTCTACGAGCGCTGGCCCGGGCCCCGCGGCCGGGTCGACGACTCGGTGTGCATGGAGCTGCCGGCCGTGCCGATGGGCGAGCTGATCGCCCGGCTGCCGTCGAAGACCCAGCAGCGGCTGCGCGCCAAGCTGCGCCGGCTGGACGCGCTCGGCATCCAGCGCCGGGTCGTCGACCCCGGCGAGGTGGAGCCGGCGCTGCTGCGGCTGCTGGAACTGCACCGGTTGCAGTGGCAGGGGCGGAAGGTGACGCCGGAACACCTGCGGACGCGGTTCCGTGAGCACCTGGTGCGCTCGGTCGGGCCTATGGTGCGCTCCGGCGACGCGGTGGTCACCGAGTTCCGGCTGGACGACGAGGTGGTGGCGGTGGACCTGACGCTGGTCTCGGCGCGGCTCGCGGGCGGCTATCTGTACGGCGCCCACCCGCGGCTGCGCGAGCACAAGGCGGACGTGGCGGCGATGCTGCTGGACTCGACCGCCACCCACACCAAGGACGGCATGTTCGGCACGCTGAGCCTGCTGCGCGGCAACGAGCCCTACAAGCACCACTGGCGTCCCGAGACGGTGGTGAACCAGCGGCTGCTGCTGGCCCGGCGGCGCACGGCGCCCCTGTTGTCGGCGGCGCTGTGCGACGCGTCCGCGCGTCGGCGGGGCAAGGAGCTGCTGCGCCGCCTGCGGGAACGCGACCGCGGCGGCCGGCCCTGA
- a CDS encoding glycosyl hydrolase yields the protein MATQQRRARSRRLAFVAAAVAVSAALASGHTVAAGAGAARSDEPPSTPAPVATPVTPSATPAAPAAPAAPATPTAPAAPTVPAFGAYLDYGPRGVTRMAQLSTWLGGAELRVGHTYLPGDRWSNIEGRPGFLDVWANWRREKADRLLVLNVPMLERNEEGVPDHEVRRLLREGAAGRFDHHFRALAERLVELGVPDTVLVLGWEMNGVTYTHRCGPDPEAWKQYWNRIVTTMRAVPGQKFRFDFTPSRGRDAVPWTRCYPGDDTVDIVGMDAYDQPRGMSFDEQVKEPYGLQQHVEFAKAHGKAISFPEWGLFRNGDNAEYMKRMLAWMDEHKPLYQTLTDYCPHGVWQCDDNPRASEVYRSFLFGRDDAPDPAPTTPALPPAPTPTPQPTRPTPERPAGCSPLDLGDWVEYWIGGKLCLRLDWWSRTR from the coding sequence ATGGCCACACAGCAGCGGCGCGCACGGTCCCGGCGGCTGGCATTCGTCGCGGCGGCGGTCGCCGTGTCGGCGGCCCTGGCGTCCGGCCACACGGTCGCCGCGGGCGCGGGGGCGGCACGGTCCGACGAGCCGCCGTCCACACCGGCGCCCGTGGCCACCCCCGTCACGCCATCGGCCACGCCAGCCGCACCAGCCGCACCAGCCGCGCCTGCCACACCCACCGCACCAGCGGCCCCCACGGTCCCCGCGTTCGGCGCCTACCTCGACTACGGCCCCCGGGGCGTGACCCGGATGGCCCAGCTCAGCACCTGGCTCGGCGGGGCCGAACTGCGCGTCGGGCACACGTACCTGCCGGGCGACCGCTGGAGCAACATCGAGGGCCGGCCCGGGTTCCTCGACGTGTGGGCGAACTGGCGGCGCGAGAAGGCCGACCGGCTGCTCGTCCTCAACGTGCCCATGCTGGAGCGCAACGAGGAGGGCGTGCCCGACCACGAGGTGCGCCGGCTGCTGCGCGAGGGCGCGGCCGGCCGGTTCGACCACCACTTCCGCGCGCTCGCCGAACGGCTCGTCGAGCTGGGGGTGCCGGACACGGTCCTCGTGCTCGGCTGGGAGATGAACGGCGTCACGTACACCCATCGCTGCGGACCGGACCCGGAGGCCTGGAAGCAGTACTGGAACAGGATCGTCACCACCATGCGCGCGGTGCCGGGGCAGAAGTTCCGCTTCGACTTCACGCCGAGCCGCGGCCGCGACGCCGTTCCCTGGACGCGGTGTTATCCGGGCGACGACACGGTCGACATCGTCGGCATGGACGCGTACGACCAGCCGCGCGGAATGTCGTTCGACGAACAGGTGAAGGAGCCCTACGGGCTTCAGCAGCACGTGGAATTCGCGAAGGCCCACGGCAAGGCCATTTCCTTTCCGGAATGGGGACTGTTCCGCAACGGCGACAACGCCGAGTACATGAAGCGCATGCTCGCGTGGATGGACGAGCACAAGCCGCTGTACCAGACCCTGACGGACTACTGCCCGCACGGCGTGTGGCAGTGCGACGACAACCCCAGGGCGTCCGAGGTCTACCGGTCCTTCCTCTTCGGCCGTGACGACGCCCCCGACCCGGCCCCCACGACCCCGGCCCTGCCACCGGCCCCGACCCCCACACCGCAGCCGACCCGGCCCACCCCGGAGCGTCCGGCCGGCTGCTCGCCGCTGGACCTCGGCGACTGGGTCGAGTACTGGATCGGCGGCAAGCTGTGCCTGCGCCTCGACTGGTGGTCGCGTACCAGGTAG
- a CDS encoding ATP-grasp domain-containing protein, translated as MSLLDIRVPAVLLRIDRNPFHHGTLGAVRSLGRAGVEVHVVADCATSPVRRSCFVRGVHAPPPPGASPAEVARVLHRVAARVGRPAVLIPMDDAGAVAVGRVRAELAPVYLLPAMPGALPERVADKAELAGMCAALDVAHPETLVPDSARQAASAVARLGLPAVAKWSRPWLVPADSGLRSTVLVRSAQQARDLYARAGEAGSRLLLQAFLPPGPDRDWFFHGYADSGGLVRAGGTGRKQRARPRGAGLTSVGRWTENPEVHVLAERITEALGYRGILDLDFRRCGTTGRYHLLDFNPRPGAQFRLFTDTAGLDVVRALHLDLTHRPLPEGAPRPGRAFVVENYAPLSALRPAPAGRELAWHAPDDRAPGWAMWQLWGRHAAGRVCDRLRDRLRRVPAGRFTRLAR; from the coding sequence GTGTCGCTGCTCGACATTCGCGTCCCCGCGGTTCTGCTGCGGATCGACCGGAATCCCTTTCACCACGGAACGCTGGGTGCCGTGCGCTCGCTCGGCCGGGCGGGCGTGGAGGTGCACGTGGTCGCCGACTGCGCGACCAGTCCCGTACGCCGGTCCTGTTTCGTGCGCGGGGTGCACGCACCGCCGCCGCCCGGGGCCTCCCCGGCCGAGGTCGCACGCGTGCTGCACCGCGTCGCCGCCCGCGTCGGGCGTCCGGCCGTGCTGATCCCGATGGACGACGCGGGCGCCGTCGCGGTGGGCCGGGTGCGGGCGGAACTGGCGCCCGTGTACCTGCTGCCCGCGATGCCGGGCGCGCTGCCCGAGCGGGTCGCCGACAAGGCGGAACTGGCCGGGATGTGCGCCGCGCTGGACGTCGCGCACCCCGAGACGCTCGTCCCGGACAGCGCCCGCCAGGCCGCCTCGGCCGTCGCGCGGCTCGGGCTGCCCGCGGTCGCGAAGTGGAGCAGACCCTGGCTGGTGCCGGCGGACAGCGGGCTGCGCAGCACCGTGCTGGTGCGCTCCGCGCAGCAGGCCCGGGACCTGTACGCGCGCGCCGGGGAGGCGGGCAGCAGGCTGCTCCTCCAGGCGTTCCTGCCGCCGGGGCCGGACCGCGACTGGTTCTTCCACGGGTACGCCGACAGCGGCGGGCTGGTGCGGGCCGGCGGCACCGGCCGCAAGCAGCGCGCCCGGCCGCGGGGAGCGGGGCTGACGTCGGTGGGCCGCTGGACGGAGAACCCCGAGGTGCACGTGCTCGCCGAGCGGATCACCGAGGCGCTGGGCTACCGCGGCATCCTCGACCTGGACTTCCGCCGCTGCGGCACGACGGGCCGCTACCACCTGCTCGACTTCAACCCGCGCCCCGGGGCGCAGTTCCGCCTGTTCACGGACACGGCGGGCCTGGACGTCGTACGGGCCCTGCACCTGGACCTGACGCACCGTCCGCTGCCGGAGGGGGCGCCGCGGCCGGGCCGGGCGTTCGTGGTGGAGAACTACGCGCCGCTGAGCGCGTTGCGGCCCGCGCCCGCCGGCCGCGAACTGGCGTGGCACGCCCCGGACGACCGGGCCCCCGGGTGGGCGATGTGGCAGCTGTGGGGGCGGCATGCCGCGGGCCGCGTGTGCGACCGCCTGCGGGACCGTCTGCGCCGGGTCCCGGCGGGGCGCTTCACCCGACTGGCGCGATAG
- a CDS encoding chaplin yields the protein MVAAAAATSILSLCGGSALADASADGAAKGSPGAASGNNVQAPVHVPVNACGNTVDVIAALNPAFGNSCANEAEKDRGHGDGGYGDEGRGDEGHGDDGRDGPGGHDSSGTSEDGRSGHSPGAGSGDGSRGGDGDGGYGDGGYGYGDTPSTKPRTRPRPSPRRNPRTPHRPSPRTHPRRAATTRPLRVTTTHLLRAATTPRRPRAGSTHPLVGSTRPPAGRSSRPVSPRPVPGNCSVPRPPVPR from the coding sequence ATGGTCGCGGCAGCGGCCGCGACGAGCATCCTGTCCCTGTGCGGCGGCTCCGCCCTCGCCGACGCGTCGGCCGACGGAGCGGCCAAGGGCTCACCGGGCGCCGCGTCCGGCAACAACGTCCAGGCCCCGGTCCACGTACCGGTGAACGCCTGCGGCAACACCGTCGACGTGATCGCCGCGCTCAACCCGGCCTTCGGCAACTCCTGCGCCAACGAGGCGGAGAAGGACCGGGGCCACGGCGACGGCGGTTACGGGGACGAGGGACGCGGCGACGAGGGGCACGGCGACGACGGCCGTGACGGACCCGGCGGCCACGACTCCTCCGGCACCTCCGAGGACGGCAGGAGCGGTCACTCACCCGGTGCCGGCTCCGGCGACGGCTCCCGCGGCGGCGACGGTGACGGTGGTTACGGCGACGGCGGTTATGGCTACGGCGACACACCCTCGACCAAGCCCCGCACACGCCCCCGACCCAGCCCCCGACGAAACCCCCGCACACCCCACCGGCCAAGCCCCCGCACACACCCCCGCCGGGCGGCCACCACACGCCCCCTCCGGGTGACCACCACACACCTCCTCCGGGCGGCCACCACACCCCGCCGCCCCCGGGCGGGGAGCACACACCCCCTGGTGGGGAGCACACGCCCCCCGGCGGGGCGGAGCAGCCGCCCAGTCTCCCCGAGACCGGTGCCGGGGAACTGCTCGGTGCCGCGGCCACCAGTGCCGCGCTGA
- a CDS encoding chaplin, translated as MTAEKGKFMKKSAAVVAGAIMALGMATPAVADAGAQGAAVGSPGVLSGNVVQIPVHIPINVCGNTVDIIAALNPAFGNECEND; from the coding sequence ATGACCGCAGAGAAGGGAAAGTTCATGAAGAAGAGCGCTGCTGTCGTCGCGGGCGCGATCATGGCTCTGGGCATGGCCACCCCGGCCGTCGCCGACGCCGGCGCCCAGGGTGCCGCGGTCGGTTCTCCGGGTGTCCTCTCCGGCAACGTGGTCCAGATTCCCGTGCACATCCCGATCAACGTGTGCGGCAACACCGTGGACATCATCGCCGCGCTGAACCCGGCGTTCGGCAACGAGTGCGAGAACGACTGA
- a CDS encoding rodlin, translating into MLKKAMVAAAAAASVIGMSVAAAPQALAVGDDSGPSVANGNGASSSFGNSATKGDMSPQLSLVDGTLNKPCVAVQDLDVGVALLIGVVVQDIPILSDHVQQQCADNSTNSKRDGALDHILEDVSVLSANGD; encoded by the coding sequence GTGCTCAAGAAGGCAATGGTCGCCGCGGCGGCCGCCGCCTCTGTCATCGGTATGTCGGTGGCGGCTGCTCCCCAGGCTCTTGCCGTCGGGGACGACTCCGGACCGTCCGTCGCCAACGGCAACGGCGCCTCGTCGTCGTTCGGCAACTCGGCGACCAAGGGCGACATGAGCCCCCAGCTCTCGCTGGTCGACGGGACGCTCAACAAGCCCTGTGTCGCCGTTCAGGACCTCGACGTCGGCGTTGCGCTTCTCATCGGCGTGGTGGTCCAGGACATCCCGATCCTGTCGGACCACGTCCAGCAGCAGTGCGCGGACAACTCGACGAACAGCAAGCGGGACGGCGCGCTCGACCACATCCTGGAGGACGTGTCGGTCCTGTCGGCGAACGGCGACTGA
- a CDS encoding rodlin: MIKKVIATAAIAASVMGASAAAAPQALAVGDDSGPSSVNGNGAMQSFGNSSTYGNMSPQMALIQGSFNKPCIAVNDLPIGVGALIGIPIQDIPILSDHQQQQCAENSTNAKRDGALAHLLEDVSVLSANGG; encoded by the coding sequence GTGATCAAGAAGGTTATTGCCACCGCGGCGATCGCCGCTTCCGTCATGGGAGCCTCCGCCGCCGCGGCCCCGCAGGCGCTGGCTGTAGGCGACGACAGTGGTCCGTCCAGCGTCAACGGCAACGGGGCGATGCAGAGCTTCGGCAACTCGTCCACGTACGGCAACATGAGCCCGCAGATGGCGCTGATCCAGGGCTCCTTCAACAAGCCGTGCATCGCCGTGAACGACCTGCCGATCGGTGTGGGCGCGCTCATCGGTATCCCGATCCAGGACATCCCGATCCTGTCGGACCACCAGCAGCAGCAGTGTGCCGAGAACTCCACCAACGCCAAGCGCGACGGTGCGCTGGCGCACCTGCTGGAGGACGTGTCGGTCCTGTCGGCGAACGGCGGCTGA
- a CDS encoding AMP-dependent synthetase/ligase encodes MGVRKDLKRAKQRTDLAIRTKAETVRDERGVVREARVAPLAPRPTTGSIADLPYTNAAEAPDAVVLRRERHGTWQPVTAAAFAREVTAVAKGLIAAGLEPGGRVAVMSRTRYEWTVLDFAIWSAGGQTVPVYATSSADQVEWIVRDSGARHVVTETAENADTVLTGTADHPRPPRVWQLDGGALDDLTALGRDVADEEVTKRRTALAPDTTATLCYTSGTTGRPKGCVLTHANLHAEAANTVELLHPMFKEVTGETASTLLFLPLAHILGRTLQIACLMGRIEIGHCPSIKPDELRPALRAFRPTFLVGVPYLFEKIHDTGRATAERLGRGSSFDRAHRIAVRFGQAHMNQFLGRGKGPGPGLRAAHALYDLLVYRRIRKELGGRLRYAISGGSPLDRELNLFFYAAGILIYEGYGLTETTAAATIVPPLAPRPGTVGLPVPGTAVRIADDGEVLVKGGIVFGAYWNNPAATGEVLDDGWFATGDLGSLDEDGYLTITGRKKDILVTTGGKNVSPAVLEDRLRSRPPVGQCLVVGDNRPYVAALITLDPDALAHWLAVRRLPADTPLSELVHDERLRADVQKAVDHANEAVSRAESIRAFALVEGDFTEENGLLTPSLKVKRRAATAAYAEQIEALYAGRA; translated from the coding sequence ATGGGCGTACGCAAGGATCTGAAACGGGCGAAGCAGCGCACCGACCTGGCGATCCGCACGAAGGCGGAGACCGTCCGGGACGAGCGGGGCGTCGTCCGCGAGGCCCGCGTGGCCCCCCTCGCGCCCCGCCCGACGACCGGCAGCATCGCCGACCTCCCGTACACCAACGCGGCCGAGGCCCCCGACGCCGTGGTCCTGCGCCGCGAACGGCACGGCACCTGGCAGCCCGTCACGGCGGCGGCGTTCGCCCGCGAGGTCACCGCCGTGGCCAAGGGCCTGATCGCGGCCGGCCTCGAACCGGGCGGCCGCGTCGCGGTGATGTCCCGCACCCGCTACGAGTGGACGGTCCTGGACTTCGCGATCTGGTCCGCCGGCGGCCAGACCGTCCCGGTCTACGCCACCTCCTCCGCCGACCAGGTGGAGTGGATCGTCCGCGACTCGGGCGCCCGCCACGTCGTCACGGAGACGGCCGAGAACGCCGACACGGTCCTGACCGGCACGGCGGACCACCCGCGGCCCCCGCGCGTCTGGCAACTCGACGGCGGCGCCCTCGACGACCTCACCGCCCTCGGCCGGGACGTGGCCGACGAGGAGGTCACCAAGCGCCGTACGGCCCTGGCCCCCGACACCACCGCGACTCTCTGCTACACCTCCGGCACCACCGGCCGCCCCAAGGGCTGCGTCCTCACCCACGCCAACCTGCACGCCGAGGCGGCCAACACCGTCGAACTGCTGCACCCCATGTTCAAGGAGGTCACCGGCGAGACCGCCTCGACGCTCCTCTTCCTGCCGCTCGCGCACATCCTCGGCCGCACCCTGCAGATCGCCTGCCTGATGGGCCGCATCGAGATCGGCCACTGCCCGAGCATCAAACCCGACGAACTCCGCCCGGCCCTCAGGGCGTTCCGCCCCACTTTCCTGGTCGGCGTCCCGTACCTGTTCGAGAAGATCCACGACACCGGCCGCGCCACCGCCGAGAGGCTCGGCCGCGGCTCCTCCTTCGACCGCGCCCACCGCATCGCCGTCCGCTTCGGCCAGGCCCACATGAACCAGTTCCTGGGCCGCGGCAAGGGACCGGGCCCGGGCCTGCGCGCCGCCCACGCCCTGTACGACCTGCTCGTCTACCGCCGCATCCGCAAGGAACTCGGCGGCCGCCTGCGCTACGCCATCAGCGGCGGCAGCCCCCTGGACCGCGAGCTCAACCTCTTCTTCTACGCGGCCGGCATCCTCATCTACGAGGGCTACGGCCTCACCGAGACGACCGCCGCCGCCACCATCGTCCCGCCCCTGGCCCCCCGCCCCGGCACGGTCGGCCTGCCGGTCCCCGGCACCGCCGTCCGCATCGCCGACGACGGCGAGGTCCTCGTCAAGGGCGGCATCGTCTTCGGCGCCTACTGGAACAACCCGGCCGCGACCGGCGAGGTCCTGGACGACGGCTGGTTCGCCACCGGCGACCTCGGCTCCCTCGACGAGGACGGCTACCTCACCATCACCGGCCGCAAGAAGGACATCCTCGTCACCACCGGCGGCAAGAACGTCTCCCCGGCCGTCCTGGAGGACCGCCTGCGCAGCCGCCCACCCGTCGGCCAGTGCCTCGTCGTCGGCGACAACCGCCCCTACGTCGCCGCCCTGATCACCCTCGACCCCGACGCCCTCGCCCACTGGCTCGCCGTCCGCAGACTGCCCGCCGACACCCCGCTGTCCGAACTCGTCCACGACGAACGCCTGCGCGCCGACGTCCAGAAGGCCGTGGACCACGCCAACGAGGCCGTCTCGCGCGCCGAGTCGATCCGCGCCTTCGCCCTCGTCGAGGGCGACTTCACCGAGGAGAACGGGCTGCTGACCCCGTCCCTGAAGGTCAAGCGCCGGGCGGCGACGGCCGCGTACGCGGAGCAGATCGAGGCGCTGTACGCGGGCCGGGCCTGA
- a CDS encoding von Willebrand factor type A domain-containing protein — protein sequence MERYRTRKLLLALTAAGGLLLTACSGGGDTGEGSKAADRPEYGAGEPAPAHGDEDGTSERDDLREDPGHLSTFALDVDTASYDYTRRALADGRLPDPSTVRPEEFVNSFRQDYERPDGDGFSVTVDGARTDDEDWSLVRVGLATRTAERGGERPPAALTFVIDVSGSMAEPGRLDLAQESLAVMTDRLRDDDSVALVTFSDEAETVLPMTRLDGNRDEIQDAIDDLDIQNSTNLGAGVETGYETAVEGLREGATNRVVLVSDALANTGDTDADSILEKIAGERREHGITLFGVGVGSDYGDALMETLADKGDGHTVYVSDEDEARKVFCEDLPRHIDLTARDAKAQVAFDPETVEEFRLIGYDNRRVADEDFRDDRVDGGEVGPGHTVTALYAVRTEPGAEGHLATATVRWLDPDTRAPHEESGDLEADALDDSVWSASRGLKTAATAAYFADALGDDGPSLPGAPRLGELSERADDLADRTEDEEIRRLAEAIGTANRLK from the coding sequence ATGGAGCGGTACCGGACGCGAAAACTGCTGCTCGCCCTCACGGCGGCGGGCGGCCTGCTGCTCACCGCGTGCAGCGGGGGCGGCGACACCGGCGAGGGCAGCAAGGCCGCCGACCGCCCGGAGTACGGCGCGGGCGAACCCGCACCCGCCCACGGCGACGAGGACGGCACGAGCGAGCGGGACGACCTCCGCGAAGACCCCGGCCACCTCTCCACCTTCGCCCTCGACGTCGACACCGCCTCCTACGACTACACCCGCCGCGCCCTCGCCGACGGCCGCCTGCCCGACCCGTCGACGGTCCGCCCCGAGGAGTTCGTCAACAGCTTCCGCCAGGACTACGAACGCCCCGACGGCGACGGCTTCTCGGTCACCGTCGACGGCGCCCGCACCGACGACGAGGACTGGTCCCTGGTCCGCGTCGGCCTCGCCACCCGCACCGCGGAACGCGGCGGCGAACGCCCGCCCGCCGCCCTGACGTTCGTCATCGACGTCTCCGGCTCCATGGCCGAACCGGGCCGCCTGGACCTCGCCCAGGAGTCCCTCGCCGTGATGACGGACCGGCTGCGCGACGACGACTCGGTCGCGCTCGTCACCTTCAGCGACGAGGCCGAGACCGTCCTGCCCATGACCCGCCTCGACGGCAACCGCGACGAGATCCAGGACGCCATCGACGACCTGGACATCCAGAACTCCACCAACCTCGGCGCCGGCGTCGAGACCGGCTACGAGACCGCCGTCGAGGGCCTGCGCGAAGGCGCCACCAACCGGGTCGTCCTGGTCTCCGACGCCCTCGCCAACACCGGCGACACCGACGCGGACAGCATCCTGGAGAAGATCGCCGGCGAACGCCGCGAGCACGGCATCACCCTCTTCGGCGTCGGCGTCGGCAGCGACTACGGCGACGCCCTCATGGAGACCCTCGCCGACAAGGGCGACGGCCACACCGTCTACGTCTCCGACGAGGACGAGGCCCGCAAGGTCTTCTGCGAGGACCTCCCGCGCCACATCGACCTCACCGCCCGCGACGCCAAGGCCCAGGTCGCCTTCGACCCGGAGACGGTCGAGGAGTTCCGCCTGATCGGCTACGACAACCGCCGGGTCGCCGACGAGGACTTCCGCGACGACCGCGTCGACGGCGGCGAGGTCGGCCCCGGCCACACCGTCACCGCGCTGTACGCCGTCCGCACCGAGCCCGGCGCGGAGGGCCACCTCGCCACCGCCACCGTCCGCTGGCTCGACCCCGACACCCGCGCCCCGCACGAGGAGAGCGGCGACCTGGAGGCCGACGCCCTCGACGACTCCGTCTGGAGCGCGAGCCGCGGCCTGAAGACCGCCGCCACGGCCGCCTACTTCGCCGACGCCCTCGGCGACGACGGCCCCTCCCTGCCCGGCGCCCCGCGGCTCGGCGAACTCTCCGAGCGCGCCGACGACCTCGCGGACCGCACGGAGGACGAGGAGATCCGCCGCCTCGCCGAGGCGATCGGCACCGCGAACCGCCTGAAGTGA